One Danio rerio strain Tuebingen ecotype United States chromosome 7, GRCz12tu, whole genome shotgun sequence genomic window, ttcctGTCTAAGGCATTTACTTGCTaataaatggaagtctataggggtGCAGTGTGCCTGCcgctttacctgtaggtttcaaacgactgtaggactcaattagtttgatcaggtgtggttaattagggttggaattaaactgtcCAGAGCTTttggtcctccaggaattgagtttgacacctgtgccttaaagcaactatttaaaaaaaaaaaaaaaaaaagtgaatcttTCGAAGATGGTAgaattaaactattttaagtttttatctaattttatttgttaatgttgtttgtctttttattgttacatatattgtaatgatattttgtatatttcataTACTTTTGTTATAAGACTCGCAAAACTGATATGGCAATAAACCCTAAACTGCCTCTCTCTTTGCGATATTTGTAGTTGGCCAACACAGAAGAGTATGTGGATGGAGCGTTAGCTGGTCATCTTGGTGAGGTGCTCATCAGGTAAGCTTTTGGACGTGGAAACTCCGACATGGCAATAactgaaaatgtacattttaaattattacatcAATGTTTTCTTCTTTGCAGGTGTAATAATGTTTTGTACATTAGAGGAgtagaagaagaggaagaagatggAGAGATGAGAGAATGAAGAGTGTGTTGGTTTCTTTTCTAACAAGATTGGAAGATTTGTTGGTTAATTTACAGTTTGTCTCAGTTTTATGTGAAGCTGTGTCTCCTTTATTTGTGAAATTGTTAgcttttttacactgtaaaagttATTGGTAGCACAATGACAAATAAATTGTGCAGTTTGTAAACGTGTTGTCCTTTCTTTGTCTGAATTTTAATACACAgtaatcaacatttgaagtggtcaATTGTTCTAAGAAAAtaatgggtgtttttttttttaagcttaaagACAACTTTGATAAAGTTTTGATTAGGGCTGGGCTGATTGATAATATTATATCGAATTCGCAACAAAATTGTCAATATCAATTATAAGCTTTGGACTGTTTTTCTCTATATTGAtccaagagccaatcacacagcagaaaatacaacaatgggaatctagaagCCTGTTGATGTTAGAGATGCACCAAATTTTCGGCCACCGAAAATAGGTTATGCTATTTGATGGAGCCACTAATTTTTgtagcttcagtcattgttgggaaaATGTTTAAATCTAGAAGCTTTAACAAACGAcatcaaaatatatatcatttttcaatatgaaaaagaattaatcaagattgcatttttgccacatGACTCACCCCTAgttttgattcacttcaaatgttgactactgtatataaaagATCATATAACCCCAACTATAAAAACAATTGACCATATTTACATAATGCAAAAAAATCGTATGTACTTAGTTACTTGAAAGAAACATACAAACTATTCTAGGATTTTGCTTTGTAGCAAACTTTCTCAAATTTAATGCTATATACAGAAGTTAACGCACATTATTTAATTGCAGATGGAAAGAATCTGGCATCCTTCAATGTCACTGAATAGCAGTTTTTGTAGTAATAATGTCACATTTACAAGGTGTTTAACAAATGCTGAAGTTCATTGTAGAATATTTTCATAGCTCCCATTTTTACAGTCCTGTTTTGTATTCTGTACACTGCCATGATTATTTCATATAACCATTAATAACTAGGTACTATTCCTAACATACTCATGAATTTACCTCGGCCCAGCCCATGTGGTTACCTTACCAAACCAACTAACCTAATGTTTTCTTTcaggtaagaaaaagtaaaatatatgaaCTTAAAGATAAATGAAATTAAAGTGCATCCATGTCTTTCCATTTTTTACTGTGATACGTCAAAGTTGTTTTAAATTATATAGTATTAATAGTGTGCTGTATAGCCGATACAGTTATGAGTTCTGATTTAAAATCCATTGTATTATTTGGTTGATTTGACTTGTCACTCCGTGCAATTTGTATAATCAGGTTAGTCAAGTTTGTTATGCAAAAATTACGCGGGAAAGCTTTTAAATAGGTCATTCTTATACTTATATAAGTGTATATACTGAGtgtatttttactttcatttttaacgtttttttaAGAGAAACGGACTTGTGCGTACCAGATGAGCTTGATATTTGAAAATGTCCCATATTTGTGTGGTGTAGTGCTACTTTATTACGTGTTCAATTAATGCTAATTATACTGGTAAGGAAAGGTAATTTTTTAATTCGTCTGAGGTTAACATTCCTAAATTCACTGAGCACTAAAAAGTCCAATATTTGACTTAAACCATTGTTGGGAATGGTTTTTCCCTCCCCGAGTTCAGGATTCGCTTGAAAGTAGACGCAGGAAACTTAGCTTTATCGAGAAATCAAAGTTTAATAAACGAAGGATCAGATCAACAATGCTGAGCCCAGGAATACTGAAGAGACACCATGAAAAGGCAAACTGGGCGCTCCAGTATTGCCGTACAGTCATAAAACAACAGTTTTTATTCTTGGTTGTCTCCTCCCCACTCTCGATGAGCCTCCAATCCACTATTCGCTTTCCCATCTTCAGATCTCATTTCAACCAGTTAGAATCTGCCAGtagcctgcaaacacacacacacacacaaaacacacatgcacccCTACACAGACTGAGATACGGCTGATTCCTTGCAGGTGTTAAACCACATCCTGTACCAAAACACAGCTGTCCATGAGCTCAGATCTCTCGTCTTACTTCTGTGGAAAAACCCCGTTTCTCTAGAAGCGAAGCTTAAGCGATAGGCTCACATTTCAAACAAAGCAATAGGCTCATATTTCAAACAAAGCATTTCATCagtaaaaaatagtaaaacttaATATCAAtgttaaacatatataaaacatcaaaaatatgaacaaacttgATATCAATTCTgaacatatataaaacattaaaaaaaaatatgattccCTCAAAAATATAATTCCCTCAATTCCCTCTCTTGATCTCGAAAGAGATCACACCATATCCAATAGTTCCTCCACTTCCTCCATCACGTCATCCCCCTCCGCTGCAGCAAGGAGGGGCATCTGATAAGGAGGTGGGTTTTCCTTCTTTTCAATTGCAGTTATTATCAGCCTATTTATCAAACTTCTGATACAGGGAATACAGCAACACCCACATGTCACCAAAATTCCTAGGAAAATACCCATTGATGTTAACATAGCAATAATCACCCCTTTCCATTCCCCAAACATATCAGACATCCATTTGGACACAGCATTTTCTATCCCTGAGCTAGCTTTCAGTTCATTTGACAATTCTTTTAGTCCCTCCAGAGCCCTGGATACGGAACCATCAGGGGCAGTGTTGTTTGGTATGACGGTGCAACACGTGTCTTTAAACATAGAGCAAACCCCGCCCCTTTCTGATAATAACATGTCTAAAGCTAATCGATTTTGTATAGTCATCAAAGAGGTAGCAGCCAATTGTTCTTTTAATCCAGACACAGCATCTCTAGTGAGATTTGACAGCCTTTGTACGTTGTAATGTATGTAATTTATTCTGTCTACATTTTTATTTGGGGTCACGGGGAATAATGCTGCTATTACAGGTATATTTTCGAACCCTGCTGCTACTTGGTCAGCCAATTTATATTCATCTGGAACTCCCCTGGGGATGCCTATTGCGTCTATGTAGGTGGGGCTATTGCGTGTTAAATCGAAATCACTATTCACTGACCTTTTTCGCCTGTTTTTATGCCCATTTATAGCCCTATTTCCTATCACGACCATAGGAACAGCGACTCTTATCATAGCACATACTCCTTCCATGGTGGGTTCTATTCTAGCCAATACCACCTTTTCTCCACACGCGTAATACAAACCCACTCTGCCCCATCCCCCTAGTTTGTCATGGCCTTCCTGAATCATCTGTCCACACCATTCCCTTTTAAACGCTCCCACTAATATTTTGGACGCACTGGAGGTAGTTAGATTAAAACAGGTATAATTACCCTTTCTTCTTTTTAATGCAACTCCCATTGATGACTCATTTCCAGCTGGTGGGTATAGATTACTGAGTGCAGTGCAGTTTTTGGGACTTTTTTCCTTTGTTAGTTTTAGCATACATTTGTACCCCCAACTATCATAATCATGTAATGGAGCGGGTTCAGTATTTAATTGTGGCCTTCCTGCTGCACAAGCTAGGCACCCCTCAAATCCTAATTCTTCGGCTGCGTTTGTCACCCATTCTAACCATAAGTTTGTTTCGTGATAGCCTGTCTCCAGCGTCATCAGATCTAGTGGGGTCAGTTTGCTATAGTCAGTGCTCTGTATTACTTTCTTCTTGTTTTTGGTTAGGTCTGTGATTATTGGCGCCCCTGTGGGTTTAGGCTTTTTTACGGAGATTTTTATCAACCCCAGTGGGTCTTTTCCTTCTACATCTACCCCTAGAGTGATGTACGTGTCAGGTTTATCATTACCATTTTTTAGTGATATAATCAGCGTGTTTTTCCAACCTCCCCAACTATGTTGGTATCCCCTAGACAACCTAAGTCGATTTTGGATGTGGTCTGGATTGACTAAAGGACTATTTCTCATCATCTTTTTAGTGAATGGAACTGTTTTCCAATTTACATCATGCCAGGTATGACACCAGGGACCATTCGGAAGCGCGATGGTAGATGGccacaaacacccatacacatcaTGCCCTCTCCATGCCAATTGGTCCTTTCCACAATCTATCACTTGACAAAGATCAAACTGCCACATCCCATCCTTTCCCTCTTCCCTTTCTAAGGTAATACGCACCCCTGTTCCCCCCCCTTCTTTTACACTCCGTTTTTCCTTTGTTGCCCCTCCGAATTCCATATGGCAGATTATCCATAGGATTACCACCAACATTATTCCCCATGCCACCaccaatttgtttattttattcattttgttagGAGAATTACCTGAATGTGGCCCTCTTTGAATACTTTCTCAATTATTTCTTTTACTTTGGTGTAGTCTAATTTGTCTAATCCACACCCTAATTTTGGTATagctaatattttatttttatctttcttACACTGGTAACACAATTTTATCAGACTAGTCTCGAGATGCTCGTAGGTGGGTAGGTCCCTACACCACCATTTGGTCACCAAATGGTAAATTTGTCGTGGACCGTGTGTAGTTTTGATACAATCCCCTGGTTGGGCGACTGAAGTGTTCAATTCTTCTACACCGTATTTGTCTCTAATTTGTTTAGCTACCCCAGCTCCCAGTGCATAATCAGCACTTATACAATGTGCAATGGGAATGTGTTCTGGTGTCTGAAGCAAGTCTCCAGTTCGTTGCAAGATTTTAAATATAGGGGTTGCGCTTAGCTGTGTTCTGGGGGCTGGGGCTGTTTCTGTTTGTCCGCTTCTTTCCCCGCCTTCTCCCTCTCTTTCTGGCTCCTCAGGCTCCTCAGTGTCTCCTTCTCCTtcttctccctctctttctccttCTCCCTCTCTTTGACCTCTCCTGAGGTCAACTCTGACATCCGCCAAAGTCCTGTCTGGAGAAGGACAGAACATACAAGCAGACAAATGATACCATGTTGTGCCTTTACCTGCTAATTGCACACAATGGGATGTCCTAGCCGTGACTCTTAACGGTTCAGACCACCTTGGGCTAGACCATTTTCGTTTGTGCTGTTTCAATCTCACCCACAGTGTTGTGTTTTCGGCAGGTCTAGATGCTTCACTCTCTGTTGGCCAATTTTTCTGCGGAGAAAACATGTTAATCACAGCACATACTTTATCATGATACATTTGCGGTGAGTCAGTGTCTCCAGCATGCAAGGGGGCCCATGGGCCCGGGAATTGTCTTCCTGTAGCCAATTCAAATGGAGTAAAACCTGTAGTTCGATTAATAGAACAGCGTACTGACATTAGTGCAATGGGAAGTGCATCTACCCAATTCAATTTGGACTTGTGACAAATTTTTGCCAGTTTGTTTTTTAGCGTTAGATTGAGGCGCTCCACTTTTCCCTGACTTTGTGGGTGGTATACAGCTCCATACCGGTGTTTTAGACCCAACAATTTTTCTACATCCGCCAGATGTTCATTTTTGAAATGAGTGCCATTGTCTGACCTGATTATACGAGGGAACCCATGCCTTGGAATGTATTGGTTGATCAAACATTTTACCACAGAAACTGCATCTTCCCTAGCGCATGGGAAAGCTTCTGGCCAACCAGTGAATTGGTCTACTAGGACCAGCAGATACCTTTTTCCGTTTACTCTTGTGATCATGTCAGTAAAGTCCATGACTACTGTACACCCTGGACCCCTATCTGTGGGGAAATGCCCTGCAGTGGGTTTGGAGGTTGGCTTGACATTGAACTCTGCACATGTTTGACAAGAGGCTATTACTCCACTTATCATGTGTGGCATGAAAGGGTGCCACCATTGAGACACTCGTTTAGTCATATCCTTCTCGCTGCTGTGAGCCAGAGAGTGGGCCTCTGTCAGGACTTTCCCTGCTAAATTTGCAGGCATAATTGGTCTACCTGTAGGACCGACCCATAGTCCTGTCTGGGAATCTTTTCTTCCTCCCTTTTCTAACCATACTGAAATTTCCTCAGCTGCAGCCAAACTTTGTTCTTTAGATAGAAAGCTTGTAGTCAGATGTTCGTCAATTTGATGCAGCTCGTCAACTGCAGTCACAGTCATTTGCAATGGTTTGTACCCTGCCACTGTTTTAGCAGCGACATCTGCTGCCTCGTTCCTAATGAAACAGGATCTTTTCCTTTGGTGTGTGCTGCACATTTAATTATTGCTACCTCTTGTGGCAACATAATTGATTCTAACAAATCAGAGGCTTCTTGTGCGTGCTTTATGGGCTTCCCAGACGATGTTACAAACCCCACCCTTGCCCAACCAGTCAGTTCAGAAGTGGCTGCCCCTACTGCATATGCTGAGTCTGAATAAATATTTACAGTCTTATCTCTGGCCATGTGTAAGGCTCTTACAAGGGCCAATAACTCAGCTCGCTGTGCTGATGGTCTGTCTTGCAACACCTGCTGTTCCCTAACTTCATACCCCTTATCAGTTTGCTCCACAATGGCGTAACTGGCTACAAGTTTGCCTGAATCAGTTTTAAAACAGCAACCATCACAGAACAGAGTTAGCTGTGGTTTAGTTAATGGAATGCTACTTAAACCTGGTCTGATCTGTTCCTCTGCCTCTGCCCTGGGGATGCATTCATGTGGTTCACCCTCTCCTGCATGAGCCATGTTTACCCCTTGGTGTTCATATATGATGTGTGGGGCGGTCAATATTCTAATTAGCTTGTTCTGTCTCTGTGCAGAAAAAGTGAATGCGGATGATGTGATGAATGATATAACAGAGTGTGACGTCAGTATATGTAATGGATGTCCCATGACTATGTGCTCAGATTTTTCTATCAATTTAGCCAGGCCAGCAGCATACCTAGCACAAGTGGGCTGTTTTTGCTCTATCTTATCTAGGGGTGCACTCAAATAATGCAAAACCCTCCTTTGCTGGTGTTGTTTTTGATACAGTACTCCATTGGTGGTGGAGGCTGTGGTGCTAATGTCCAGAAAGAATGGCAACTCATAATTTGGAGTCTGTAAGGCTGCGGCAGTGgctaaatcagccttaagcccaCAGAAAACAGCTTCAGCCTCTTGTGTCCAGTTTAGTCGTGCTCTACTGTTTTTCATCCCAACTTCTTTTGCCAATGCCCTCAATGTTGCAGTTCTTTCTGAGTAATTTGGTACATATTGTCTGCTATACCCTATCAACCCCAGAAATGACATCATGTCTTTTACTACTAGTGGCTTTGGGTGTGACAACACAGTTTGTTTGGTGTCATCAGATAGGGCCGTGCCTGTTTGTCCAATTATTCTTCCAAGGAAGTGCACTGTTGCCCTGctgatttgtattttttctttgctcACTTTTAACCCTGCAGTGCTCAGTAATGTTAATACTTTTCGTGTGTCCTGCAGGCAGACCTCGTTGGAGTGTGCTGCCAATAACAAGTC contains:
- the snrpf gene encoding small nuclear ribonucleoprotein F: MSLPLNPKPFLNGLTGKPVMVKLKWGMEYKGYLVSVDGYMNMQLANTEEYVDGALAGHLGEVLIRCNNVLYIRGVEEEEEDGEMRE
- the LOC110439931 gene encoding uncharacterized protein, whose amino-acid sequence is MGKRIVDWRLIEISCVYFQANPELGEGKTIPNNLEGAPGFAQTPRRVGGRSQINLCAELLIRKIGQQRVKHLDLPKTQHYRTLADVRVDLRRGQREGEGEREGEEGEGDTEEPEEPEREGEGGERSGQTETAPAPRTQLSATPIFKILQRTGDLLQTPEHIPIAHCISADYALGAGVAKQIRDKYGVEELNTSVAQPGDCIKTTHGPRQIYHLVTKWWCRDLPTYEHLETSLIKLCYQCKKDKNKILAIPKLGCGLDKLDYTKVKEIIEKVFKEGHIQVILLTK